In Vibrio coralliilyticus, the following are encoded in one genomic region:
- a CDS encoding HopJ type III effector protein, with the protein MDLNTFIEQLSRAPESIEFEHTMAVIDAHYVFTPTAFTNGESENEANQNNGSCKIFAFAKLNQLSEQATLACFGRFYREDVLQNPDCNDHANIRNFMNSGWQGIKFESEALIRR; encoded by the coding sequence ATGGATCTGAATACATTCATTGAACAATTAAGCCGTGCCCCTGAGTCGATTGAATTTGAACACACGATGGCAGTTATAGACGCACATTATGTTTTTACGCCAACGGCTTTTACAAATGGTGAGAGTGAGAATGAGGCCAATCAGAATAACGGCTCATGCAAGATATTTGCTTTCGCGAAACTTAACCAGTTGTCAGAACAAGCCACCTTAGCCTGCTTTGGCCGTTTTTATAGGGAAGATGTGCTGCAAAACCCTGATTGTAATGATCATGCTAACATTCGCAACTTCATGAATTCGGGCTGGCAAGGCATCAAATTTGAGTCAGAA